A window of the Gasterosteus aculeatus chromosome 21, fGasAcu3.hap1.1, whole genome shotgun sequence genome harbors these coding sequences:
- the map3k15 gene encoding mitogen-activated protein kinase kinase kinase 15 isoform X1, producing MDTSQSAQAADMGGEHSAGPCAADRDRERGEVTSPCPPAKQRSLRVVYVLNDGLKSVMASSPESGALQCLQRACDAESALLTTVTFGRLDFGETSVLDSFYDADIAVVDMSDVFRQPSLFYHLGVRESFDMANNVILYHDTDPDTAQSLKDMVAQKNTKATRSPAVGFPWVQLPPEYRGSGLRNKASSGNYYFIPYIVTPNHEYMCCESDAQRRASEYMQPSWDNLLGPLCVPLTDRFTGLLKDIHVTSCASFKDTLLNDIRKAREKYQGEELAKELSRIKLRIDNTEVLTQDIVMNLLFSYRDIQDYDAMVKLVQTLEMLPTCDLATQPMIQFHYAFALNRRNSPGDREQALGVMLQVLQSCEHPAPDMFCLCGRIYKDIFLDSDCKDMKNRDNAIQWYRKGFELQPTLYSGINLAVLLIVAGQQFESSMELRKIGVRLNSLLGRKGSLEKMNNYWDVGQFFTVGMLASDIPKATQAAEKLFKLKPPLWYLRSVVQNLQLILRFKKQSVEHSPQRERLNFWMDIIVEATQGTTKRLRFPVLILEPTKVYQPSYVSINNEAEEKNVSIWHVSPTETKGIHEWNFTAMSIKGISISKFDERCCFLYVHDNSDDFQIYFSTEEQCGRFCSMVKEMISDGTGNAVELEGEGDGDTLEYEYDTDETGDRVVLGRGTYGVVYAGRDVSNQVRIAIKEIPERDSRYSQPLHEEIALHKYLKHRNIVQYLGSVSENGYIKIFMEQVPGGSLSALLRSKWGPLKEATIIFYTRQILEGLRYLHENQIVHRDIKGDNVLVNTYSGVLKISDFGTSKRLAGVNPCTETFTGTLQYMAPEIIDKGPRGYGAPADIWSLGCTIIEMATGKPPFHELGEPQAAMFKVGMFKIHPEIPESLSLEAKSFILRCFEPDPNKRAITSDLLRDTFVRQNSKGKKSKIAFKPSDYIHSVSLPVQLQCEAIGSSSSEPGSMSPDCDSKHDVFFLKKKSPDSENPLKPPNSSYLSVPDEGSASYDRSAPPSPEDRDGGLFLLKKDSERRAILFRVLNDDQAKVISNLKENHIQGIEELQLSVDHIKQIICILRDFIHSPERRVMAATISKLKLDLDFDSTSINQIQLVLFGFQDSVNKVLRNHHIKPHWMFAMDNIIRRAVQAAITILIPELQTHFGPASECEGAEKEDEVDEEEAEFSPVLALPVDDAAVADPAHSVACRQNSQEHLRSHHQLGVQLGRLKQETNRLLEELLQKEKEYQQVLKATLQQRSHDTELVRVRHRPLDVLPPSIFKIPADHEPDKPLTDWLKEQGADADTVDKFVLEEYTLIDVLAEVTKDDLHRLRLRGGVLCRIWRAIQRHRERERLRPDERSGGDA from the exons ATGGATACGAGCCAGAGCGCGCAGGCAGCCGACATGGGAGGAGAGCACTCCGCCGGGCCGTGCGCGGCGGACCGGGACCGGGAGCGGGGCGAGGTGACCAGCCCCTGCCCGCCGGCCAAGCAGCGTTCCCTGCGGGTGGTGTACGTCCTGAACGACGGGCTGAAGTCGGTGATGGCCAGCAGCCCCGAATCCGGTGCGCTCCAGTGTCTGCAGAGAGCGTGCGACGCGGAGAGCGCGCTGCTCACCACCGTCACCTTCGGACGGCTGGACTTCGGAGAAACGTCCGTGCTGGACAGCTTCTACgacgcag ACATCGCGGTTGTGGACATGAGCGACGTGTTTCGGCAGCCCTCCTTGTTCTACCACCTGGGCGTGAGGGAGAGCTTCGACATGGCCAACAACGTCATCCTGTACCACGACACCGACCCCGACACCGCGCAGTCGCTGAAG gatatGGTGGCGCAGAAAAACACA AAGGCCACTCGCTCTCCTGCAGTAGGTTTTCCGTGGGTTCAGTTGCCTCCAGAatacagaggctctggattgcGTAATAAA GCGTCCAGCGGTAACTACTACTTCATCCCCTACATCGTGACGCCCAACCACGAGTACATGTGCTGCGAGAGCGACGCCCAGCGCAGGGCCAGCGAGTACATGCAGCCCAGTTGGGACAACCTGCTGGGGCCGCTGTGCGTGCCCCTCACGGACCGCTTCACTGGCCTGCTGAAGGACATCCACGTCACGTCCTG TGCCTCTTTTAAGGACACCCTGCTGAACGACATCAGGAAGGCCAGAGAGAAGTACCAGGGAGAGGAGCTGGCCAAGGAGCTCTCCCGCATTAAACTCAGGATCGACAACACGGAGGTTCTCACCCAGGACATCGTGATGAACCTGCTGTTTTCTTACCGGGACATACAG GACTACGACGCCATGGTGAAGCTGGTGCAGACTTTGGAGATGCTGCCGACTTGTGATCTGGCGACGCAGCCCATGATCCAGTTCCACTACGCGTTCGCCCTCAACAG GAGGAACAGTCCCGGGGACCGGGAGCAGGCTCTCGGAGTGATGCTGCAGGTGCTGCAGTCGTGCGAACACCCGGCGCCGGACATGTTCTGCCTGTGCGGACGGATATACAAGGACATCTTCCTGGACTCGGACTGCAAGGACATGAAGAACAGGGACAACGCCATACAGTG GTACAGAAAGGGGTTTGAGCTGCAGCCAACGCTCTACTCTGGCATCAACCTGGCCGTCCTCCTCATAGTTGCGGGGCAACAGTTTGAGAGCTCCATGGAACTGAGGAAAATAG GCGTGAGGCTGAACAGCCTGCTCGGCCGCAAAGGTTCCCTGGAGAAGATGAACAACTACTGGGACGTGGGCCAGTTCTTCACTGTCGGCATGCTCGCCAGCGACATCCCCAAAGCCACTCAGGCTGCAGAGAAGCTCTTCAAACTCAAGCCGCCTCTCTG GTATTTGCGGTCGGTGGTGCAGAACCTGCAGCTGATCCTGAGGTTCAAGAAGCAGTCGGTGGAACATTCTCCACAGCGGGAGAGACTCAACTTCTGGATGGACATCATCGTGGAAGCCACGCAGGGAACCACCAAGCGGCTGCGCTTTCCG GTGTTGATTCTGGAGCCCACTAAGGTTTACCAGCCCTCGTATGTGTCCATCAACAACGAGGCGGAGGAGAAGAACGTCTCCATCTGGCACGTTTCTCCCACTGAAACG AAAGGGATCCACGAGTGGAACTTCACCGCTATGTCCATCAAAGGCATCAG CATAAGTAAGTTCGATGAGCGGTGCTGCTTCCTCTACGTCCACGACAACTCGGATGATTTCCAGATCTACTTCTCCACCGAGGAGCAGTGCGgtcg GTTCTGCTCGATGGTGAAGGAGATGATTTCCGACGGTACGGGCAACGCCGTGGAACTGGAGGGGGAAGGAGACGGAGACACGCTGGAG TACGAGTATGACACGGACGAGACAGGGGACAGGGTGGTGTTGGGCCGGGGCACCTACGGAGTGGTGTACGCCGGCAGGGACGTCAGCAACCAGGTCCGAATCGCCATCAAAGAGATCCCCGAGAGGGACAGCAG ATACTCGCAGCCCCTCCACGAGGAGATCGCCCTCCACAAGTACCTGAAGCACAGGAACATTGTTCAGTATCTGGGCTCCGTTTCGGAGAACGGATACATCAAGATCTTCATGGAGCAAGTGCCCGGAG GAAGCCTGTCCGCGTTGCTGCGCTCCAAATGGGGCCCCCTGAAGGAGGCCACCATCATCTTCTACACCCGACAGATCCTGGAGGGGCTCCGGTACCTGCACGAGAACCAGATCGTCCACCGGGACATCAAG GGGGATAACGTGTTGGTGAACACCTACAGCGGCGTCCTGAAGATCTCCGACTTTGGAACCTCCAAGCGGTTGGCGGGAGTGAACCCGTGCACGGAGACGTTCACCG GCACTCTGCAGTACATGGCTCCGGAAATCATCGACAAGGGCCCTCGAGGCTACGGGGCCCCGGCCGACATCTGGTCCCTGGGGTGCACCATCATAGAAATGGCCACTGGGAAACCGCCCTTCCACGAGTTGGGAGAACCACAGGCGGCCATGTTCAAG GTGGGAATGTTCAAGATCCACCCGGAGATCCCCGAGTCGCTGTCCCTGGAGGCCAAGTCGTTCATCTTGCGCTGCTTCGAGCCGGACCCCAACAAGAGAGCCATCACCTCGGACCTCCTCAGAGACACGTTTGTCAGACAGAACAGCAAAGGCAAGAAGAGCAAGATCGCCTTCAAGCCATCAG ACTACATCCACAGCGTGTCGCTGCCGGTGCAGCTGCAGTGCGAGGCcatcggcagcagcagcagcgagccgGGTTCCATGAGCCCGGACTGCGACTCCAAACACGACGTGTTCTtcctgaagaagaagagccCCGACTCCGAGAACCCGCTCAAGCCGCCCAACTCCAGCTACCTGAG tgTTCCGGACGAGGGTTCGGCGTCGTACGACCGCAGCGCGCCCCCGTCCCCCGAGGACAGGGACGGCGGTCTGTTCCTGCTGAAGAAGGACAGCGAGAGGCGGGCCATTCTGTTCAGGGTGCTCAACGACGACCAGGCGAAGGTCATCTCCAACCTGAAGGAGAACCACATCCAG ggCATTGAAGAGCTCCAGCTCTCTGTCGATCACATCAAGCAGATCATCTGCATCCTCCGAGACTTCATCCATTCCCCGGAGAGGCGCGTCATGGCGGCCACCATCTCCAAGCTCAAGCTGGACCTGGACTTCGACTCCACCTCCATCAACCAGATCCAGCTGGTGCTCTTCGGCTTCCAGGACTCG GTAAACAAAGTCCTGAGGAACCATCACATCAAACCTCACTGGATGTTTGCGATGGATAACATCATCCGCCGAGCCGTGCAGGCCGCGATCACCATCCTCATTCCAG AGCTGCAGACCCACTTCGGCCCGGCGTCCGAGTGTGAGGGAGcggagaaggaggacgaggtggaCGAAGAGGAAGCGGAGTTCAGTCCCGTCTTGGCTTTGCCCGTTGATGACGCCGCCGTGGCTGACCCCGCCCACTCGGTGGCCTGCAGGCAGAACTCGCAGGAGCATCTGCGCTCGCATCATCAACTGGGCGTACAGCTGGGGCGCCTCAAACAAGAGACCAACAG
- the map3k15 gene encoding mitogen-activated protein kinase kinase kinase 15 isoform X2: MDTSQSAQAADMGGEHSAGPCAADRDRERGEVTSPCPPAKQRSLRVVYVLNDGLKSVMASSPESGALQCLQRACDAESALLTTVTFGRLDFGETSVLDSFYDADIAVVDMSDVFRQPSLFYHLGVRESFDMANNVILYHDTDPDTAQSLKDMVAQKNTASSGNYYFIPYIVTPNHEYMCCESDAQRRASEYMQPSWDNLLGPLCVPLTDRFTGLLKDIHVTSCASFKDTLLNDIRKAREKYQGEELAKELSRIKLRIDNTEVLTQDIVMNLLFSYRDIQDYDAMVKLVQTLEMLPTCDLATQPMIQFHYAFALNRRNSPGDREQALGVMLQVLQSCEHPAPDMFCLCGRIYKDIFLDSDCKDMKNRDNAIQWYRKGFELQPTLYSGINLAVLLIVAGQQFESSMELRKIGVRLNSLLGRKGSLEKMNNYWDVGQFFTVGMLASDIPKATQAAEKLFKLKPPLWYLRSVVQNLQLILRFKKQSVEHSPQRERLNFWMDIIVEATQGTTKRLRFPVLILEPTKVYQPSYVSINNEAEEKNVSIWHVSPTETKGIHEWNFTAMSIKGISISKFDERCCFLYVHDNSDDFQIYFSTEEQCGRFCSMVKEMISDGTGNAVELEGEGDGDTLEYEYDTDETGDRVVLGRGTYGVVYAGRDVSNQVRIAIKEIPERDSRYSQPLHEEIALHKYLKHRNIVQYLGSVSENGYIKIFMEQVPGGSLSALLRSKWGPLKEATIIFYTRQILEGLRYLHENQIVHRDIKGDNVLVNTYSGVLKISDFGTSKRLAGVNPCTETFTGTLQYMAPEIIDKGPRGYGAPADIWSLGCTIIEMATGKPPFHELGEPQAAMFKVGMFKIHPEIPESLSLEAKSFILRCFEPDPNKRAITSDLLRDTFVRQNSKGKKSKIAFKPSDYIHSVSLPVQLQCEAIGSSSSEPGSMSPDCDSKHDVFFLKKKSPDSENPLKPPNSSYLSVPDEGSASYDRSAPPSPEDRDGGLFLLKKDSERRAILFRVLNDDQAKVISNLKENHIQGIEELQLSVDHIKQIICILRDFIHSPERRVMAATISKLKLDLDFDSTSINQIQLVLFGFQDSVNKVLRNHHIKPHWMFAMDNIIRRAVQAAITILIPELQTHFGPASECEGAEKEDEVDEEEAEFSPVLALPVDDAAVADPAHSVACRQNSQEHLRSHHQLGVQLGRLKQETNRLLEELLQKEKEYQQVLKATLQQRSHDTELVRVRHRPLDVLPPSIFKIPADHEPDKPLTDWLKEQGADADTVDKFVLEEYTLIDVLAEVTKDDLHRLRLRGGVLCRIWRAIQRHRERERLRPDERSGGDA, translated from the exons ATGGATACGAGCCAGAGCGCGCAGGCAGCCGACATGGGAGGAGAGCACTCCGCCGGGCCGTGCGCGGCGGACCGGGACCGGGAGCGGGGCGAGGTGACCAGCCCCTGCCCGCCGGCCAAGCAGCGTTCCCTGCGGGTGGTGTACGTCCTGAACGACGGGCTGAAGTCGGTGATGGCCAGCAGCCCCGAATCCGGTGCGCTCCAGTGTCTGCAGAGAGCGTGCGACGCGGAGAGCGCGCTGCTCACCACCGTCACCTTCGGACGGCTGGACTTCGGAGAAACGTCCGTGCTGGACAGCTTCTACgacgcag ACATCGCGGTTGTGGACATGAGCGACGTGTTTCGGCAGCCCTCCTTGTTCTACCACCTGGGCGTGAGGGAGAGCTTCGACATGGCCAACAACGTCATCCTGTACCACGACACCGACCCCGACACCGCGCAGTCGCTGAAG gatatGGTGGCGCAGAAAAACACA GCGTCCAGCGGTAACTACTACTTCATCCCCTACATCGTGACGCCCAACCACGAGTACATGTGCTGCGAGAGCGACGCCCAGCGCAGGGCCAGCGAGTACATGCAGCCCAGTTGGGACAACCTGCTGGGGCCGCTGTGCGTGCCCCTCACGGACCGCTTCACTGGCCTGCTGAAGGACATCCACGTCACGTCCTG TGCCTCTTTTAAGGACACCCTGCTGAACGACATCAGGAAGGCCAGAGAGAAGTACCAGGGAGAGGAGCTGGCCAAGGAGCTCTCCCGCATTAAACTCAGGATCGACAACACGGAGGTTCTCACCCAGGACATCGTGATGAACCTGCTGTTTTCTTACCGGGACATACAG GACTACGACGCCATGGTGAAGCTGGTGCAGACTTTGGAGATGCTGCCGACTTGTGATCTGGCGACGCAGCCCATGATCCAGTTCCACTACGCGTTCGCCCTCAACAG GAGGAACAGTCCCGGGGACCGGGAGCAGGCTCTCGGAGTGATGCTGCAGGTGCTGCAGTCGTGCGAACACCCGGCGCCGGACATGTTCTGCCTGTGCGGACGGATATACAAGGACATCTTCCTGGACTCGGACTGCAAGGACATGAAGAACAGGGACAACGCCATACAGTG GTACAGAAAGGGGTTTGAGCTGCAGCCAACGCTCTACTCTGGCATCAACCTGGCCGTCCTCCTCATAGTTGCGGGGCAACAGTTTGAGAGCTCCATGGAACTGAGGAAAATAG GCGTGAGGCTGAACAGCCTGCTCGGCCGCAAAGGTTCCCTGGAGAAGATGAACAACTACTGGGACGTGGGCCAGTTCTTCACTGTCGGCATGCTCGCCAGCGACATCCCCAAAGCCACTCAGGCTGCAGAGAAGCTCTTCAAACTCAAGCCGCCTCTCTG GTATTTGCGGTCGGTGGTGCAGAACCTGCAGCTGATCCTGAGGTTCAAGAAGCAGTCGGTGGAACATTCTCCACAGCGGGAGAGACTCAACTTCTGGATGGACATCATCGTGGAAGCCACGCAGGGAACCACCAAGCGGCTGCGCTTTCCG GTGTTGATTCTGGAGCCCACTAAGGTTTACCAGCCCTCGTATGTGTCCATCAACAACGAGGCGGAGGAGAAGAACGTCTCCATCTGGCACGTTTCTCCCACTGAAACG AAAGGGATCCACGAGTGGAACTTCACCGCTATGTCCATCAAAGGCATCAG CATAAGTAAGTTCGATGAGCGGTGCTGCTTCCTCTACGTCCACGACAACTCGGATGATTTCCAGATCTACTTCTCCACCGAGGAGCAGTGCGgtcg GTTCTGCTCGATGGTGAAGGAGATGATTTCCGACGGTACGGGCAACGCCGTGGAACTGGAGGGGGAAGGAGACGGAGACACGCTGGAG TACGAGTATGACACGGACGAGACAGGGGACAGGGTGGTGTTGGGCCGGGGCACCTACGGAGTGGTGTACGCCGGCAGGGACGTCAGCAACCAGGTCCGAATCGCCATCAAAGAGATCCCCGAGAGGGACAGCAG ATACTCGCAGCCCCTCCACGAGGAGATCGCCCTCCACAAGTACCTGAAGCACAGGAACATTGTTCAGTATCTGGGCTCCGTTTCGGAGAACGGATACATCAAGATCTTCATGGAGCAAGTGCCCGGAG GAAGCCTGTCCGCGTTGCTGCGCTCCAAATGGGGCCCCCTGAAGGAGGCCACCATCATCTTCTACACCCGACAGATCCTGGAGGGGCTCCGGTACCTGCACGAGAACCAGATCGTCCACCGGGACATCAAG GGGGATAACGTGTTGGTGAACACCTACAGCGGCGTCCTGAAGATCTCCGACTTTGGAACCTCCAAGCGGTTGGCGGGAGTGAACCCGTGCACGGAGACGTTCACCG GCACTCTGCAGTACATGGCTCCGGAAATCATCGACAAGGGCCCTCGAGGCTACGGGGCCCCGGCCGACATCTGGTCCCTGGGGTGCACCATCATAGAAATGGCCACTGGGAAACCGCCCTTCCACGAGTTGGGAGAACCACAGGCGGCCATGTTCAAG GTGGGAATGTTCAAGATCCACCCGGAGATCCCCGAGTCGCTGTCCCTGGAGGCCAAGTCGTTCATCTTGCGCTGCTTCGAGCCGGACCCCAACAAGAGAGCCATCACCTCGGACCTCCTCAGAGACACGTTTGTCAGACAGAACAGCAAAGGCAAGAAGAGCAAGATCGCCTTCAAGCCATCAG ACTACATCCACAGCGTGTCGCTGCCGGTGCAGCTGCAGTGCGAGGCcatcggcagcagcagcagcgagccgGGTTCCATGAGCCCGGACTGCGACTCCAAACACGACGTGTTCTtcctgaagaagaagagccCCGACTCCGAGAACCCGCTCAAGCCGCCCAACTCCAGCTACCTGAG tgTTCCGGACGAGGGTTCGGCGTCGTACGACCGCAGCGCGCCCCCGTCCCCCGAGGACAGGGACGGCGGTCTGTTCCTGCTGAAGAAGGACAGCGAGAGGCGGGCCATTCTGTTCAGGGTGCTCAACGACGACCAGGCGAAGGTCATCTCCAACCTGAAGGAGAACCACATCCAG ggCATTGAAGAGCTCCAGCTCTCTGTCGATCACATCAAGCAGATCATCTGCATCCTCCGAGACTTCATCCATTCCCCGGAGAGGCGCGTCATGGCGGCCACCATCTCCAAGCTCAAGCTGGACCTGGACTTCGACTCCACCTCCATCAACCAGATCCAGCTGGTGCTCTTCGGCTTCCAGGACTCG GTAAACAAAGTCCTGAGGAACCATCACATCAAACCTCACTGGATGTTTGCGATGGATAACATCATCCGCCGAGCCGTGCAGGCCGCGATCACCATCCTCATTCCAG AGCTGCAGACCCACTTCGGCCCGGCGTCCGAGTGTGAGGGAGcggagaaggaggacgaggtggaCGAAGAGGAAGCGGAGTTCAGTCCCGTCTTGGCTTTGCCCGTTGATGACGCCGCCGTGGCTGACCCCGCCCACTCGGTGGCCTGCAGGCAGAACTCGCAGGAGCATCTGCGCTCGCATCATCAACTGGGCGTACAGCTGGGGCGCCTCAAACAAGAGACCAACAG